In Streptomyces sp. Li-HN-5-11, the sequence AAAACCCCCTTCCCCAGGCTCCTCGTGGAGCAGGGGATTTCCCAACGTCCGGAGAACGACGACCGGCGCGGGTCCGACGCCCGGGGCCACACGACCGCACGGCCGCCGCCGTGCCCGCCGTGCAGAGACTGCTACCCCCACTTCGGGCGTCGTACCCGACTGTCTCGCCCCCTGATCGGCACCGGCCCCCACCGGTGCTGCTCCTCAGAGTACGGACGGGGCGCAGGAGGGGAAGGCAATTCGCAGAACTGGCCGTCCTGCGCGTTTAGGGTGTGCCGCATGTTTCGTATTGAGGCAGAAGTCGACAAAGAGCGCCGCGATCTGCTCCGCTCCCGCCTCCGCGACACGAACACGGCGGCCTCGCCGGTGCTCGCCGCCCTGCGCGGCACCCCCGCCGCCCGCGAAGTCCCGCTGCACGTGTGGGCGTTGGACGAGTACGGGGACCTGGCGGGCGGTCTGGTGGGTCACACCTGGGCGACCTGGCTGCACGTCACCTACCTGTGGGTCGACGAACGCCACCGCGGGGCGGGCCTGGGCTCCCGGCTGCTCGCCCGCGCCGAACGCACGGCCCGCGACAAACGCGACTGCCGCGCCGCACGCCTGGAGACCTGGGACTTCCAGGCACCGCACTTCTACCGCAGACACGGCTACGAGGTGGCCGGCGTGATCCCCGACTACCCGCCGGGCATCACCGAGTACACGCTGACGAAGCGACTCACCTGACGACGGGCCACTTCTCTGCCCGCCCTGAGCCGCCCGATGGCCTGCTCGGCCCGGCGGCGGGCTCGTGGGTCGTCGCCCACGCCATACGTGGTCTTACCCGTGCGTCCTGCGCACCGCCGGGCGGTGCGGTGACGCCGTGCACATGACCGGGAAGCGGCGGTGGCGCCGCCGGGAAGGGGCGGTGGCGCCGGGTTCGGGGACCCGACGCCACCGCGTCGTTCTGTGAGCTGGGGTCAGCTCAGGCGCTGTGCTCCCGGGGACGGAACCGCCTCGAAGACGCGTGGGGCAGCGAAGCGCGCCGAGGCGAAGGCCTCTTCGATCGCCTTGGTGATCGAGGCGACGTCGGTCTCCTCGGCGAGGACGATCGCCGAGCCGCCGAAGCCGCCGCCGGTCATGCGGGCGCCCAGCGCGCCGGAGGCGTTCGCCGTGTCGACGACCAGGTCCAGCTCGGGGCAGGAGATGCGCAGGTCGTCCCGCAGGGAGATGTGACCCTCGGTCAGCACGGGGCCGATCGCACGGACGTCACCCGCGTCGAGAAGGGCGACGATCTTCTCGACGCGGTGGTCGTCGGAGACGATGTGGCGCACGTAGCGGCGCACCCGCTCGTCCGGCAGTCGCTCGAGCGAGGACGCGAGGTCCTCGTACGCCACGTCCCTCAGGTGCGAGACGCCCAGCTGCCGTGCGCCCTCCTCGCAGCCCTCACGCCGTTCCGCGTACGCCCCGTCGCCCAGCGCGTGCTTCACGCGGGTGTCGACGACCAGCAGCGCCATGCCCAGGGAGGCCAGGTCGAAGGGGACCTGGCGGATGGACAGGTCCCTGCAGTCCAGGTGGAGGGCGTGACCCTCCGAGGCGCACGCCGACGCCATCTGGTCCATGACGCCGCAGGGGACGCCCACGAAGTCGTTCTCGGCGCGCTGCGCGATCCTGGCGAGTTCGGGACGCGCCAGGCCGAGGCCGTACAGGTCGTTGAGCGCGAGGGCGATGACCACCTCGAGTGCCGCCGACGACGACAGGCCCGCGCCGGTCGGTACCGTCGACGAGAGGTGGACGTCCGCGCCGGTGATCGCGTGGCCGGCCTGGCGCAGCGCCCAGACGACCCCGGCCGGGTAGGCGGCCCAGCTGGTGTTCGTCAGCGGACGCAGTTCGTCGACGTGCAGTTCGACGACGGGACCCTCGATGTCCGCCGAGTGCAGCCGCAGCACGCCGTCGGCGCGGCGCGAGACCGCCGCCACCGCGGTGTGCGGCAGGGCGAACGGCATCACGAACCCCTCGTTGAAGTCCGTGTACTCGCCGATCAGGTTGACCCGGCCCGGTGCCGCCCAGACACCTTCGGGAGCCGTCCCGTACAGCTCCTCGAAGCCCTCGCGTATGTCCACCTACTGCTCCCTTGCGACATTCTGCGCGAACTCCCACGCGTCCGCGACGATCCCCGCGAGGTCCGCGCGGGACGGGTTCCAGCCGAGCCTCTCGCGGGCGGCGCCGGCCGAGGCGACCAGCACCGCCGGGTCGCCGCCCCGGCGCGGGGCCACGACCTCCGGAATGGGGTGTCCCGTGACCTGCCGGACCGTCTCGATGACCTCGCGGACGGAGAAGCCGTTGCCGTTGCCCAGGTTGCAGATCAGGTGCTCGCCCGGGGTGGCGGCCGTCAGCGCCAGCAGGTGGGCCTCGGCCAGGTCGGCCACGTGGATGTAGTCGCGGACACAGGTGCCGTCCGGGGTCGGGTAGTCGTCGCCGAAGACGGAGATCGACTCCCGGCGGCCCTGCGCGACCTGGAGGACCAGGGGGATCAGGTGCGACTCGGGGTCGTGGCGCTCGCCGTGGCGGCCGTAGGCGCCGGCCACGTTGAAGTAGCGCAGGGAGACCGCGCCCAGGCCGTGGGCGGCCGCCTCGCCGGTGATCATGTGGTCGACGGCGAGCTTGGAGGCGCCGTAGGGGTTGGTCGGTGAGGTCGGCGCCGACTCGACGATCGGGACCTCCTCGGGCTCGCCGTACGTGGCCGCCGTGGAGGAGAAGACCAGCTTGCGGACCCCGGCCTCGCGCATGGCGGCCAGCAGGGCCATGGTGCCGCCGACGTTGTTGTCCCAGTACTTCTCGGGCTTGACGACCGACTCGCCGACCTGTGAGAAGGCCGCGAAGTGCAGCACCGCGTCGTAGGAGGAGTCCACCCATTTGGCGGCGTCCCGGATGTCGCCCTCGACGAAGACGGCGCCCGACGGCACGCCCTCGCGGAAGCCGGTCGAGAGGTTGTCGAGCACGACGACCTCGTGGCCCGCCTCCAGCAGGTGCTGGGCGACCACGCTGCCGACGTACCCCGCACCGCCTGTCACCAGGTACTTCCCGCTCATGAACTCGCTACCTCTCGCAGTCGCTGGGCCGCGCGCTCCGGTGGCACGTCGTTGATGAACACGCTCATGCCGGACTCGGAGCCCGCGAGGAACTTCAGCTTGCCCGAAGTGCGGCGGATGGTGAAAAGCTCCAGATGCAGGGCGAAGTCCTCGCGGACCACCCCGTCGAACTCCTCCAGCGTGCCGAACGGGGCCTGGTGCCAGGCCGCGATGTAGGGAGTCGGAGGCTCACCCTCGCCGAAGATCCGGTCGAAGCGCCGCAACAGTTCCAGATACACCTGGGGGAACTCCGTACGCGCCGCCTCGTCGAGTGCGAGCAGGTCGGGGACGCGACGCTTGGGGTACAGGTGGAGCTCGTAGGGCCAGTGCGCCGCGTACGGCACGAAGGCCAGCCAGTGCTCGCTCTCGAGGACGACCCGCTCGCCGGCGCGTTCCTGCTCCAGGACGGCATCGAAGAGGTTCCCCCCGCCGGTCGCCTCCTTGTGGGCCGCGAGGGAGCGCAGCATCAGCGCGGTGCGCGGGGTGGTGAAGGGGTAGGCGTAGATCTGTCCGTGCGGGTGGCCGAGCGTCACGCCGATCTCGGCACCGCGGTTCTCGAAGCAGAACACCTGCTCCACGGAGGGAAGATGCGACAGCTCCGACGTGCGGTCCGTCCACGCGTCCAGGACGAGCCGCGCCTGCTCCTCGGTGAGGTCGGCGAAGGAGGCGTCGTGGTCGGGGGTGAAGCAGACGACCTCGCACCGGCCCGAGTCGCCGGCCAGCGACGGGAAGCGGTTCTCGAAGACCACCACGTCGTACGACGAGTCCGGGATCTCGCTCAGGCGCTCGCCCCGGGAGGGGCACAGCGGGCATTCGTCGGCCGGCGGATGGTAGGTGCGGCCCTGACGGTGAGAGGCTATGGCGACCGAGTCGCCGAGCAGCACGTCCCGGCGGATCTCGGAGGTCGTGACGGTCCGCTCCAGCGGTCGGCGGTCGACGGCGTCCCGCACGGTGTCGTCACGCAGGTCGTAGTAGATGAGCTCACGACCGTCGGCCAGCCGGGTCGAGGTCTTCTTCACTGTGGACTCCCTACTGGTCCTGCCGGTCCTTTGCCCGCATCCCATCACTCAACACAATCAAACATAACACATCACAACCAATCAAGGGTCAGCTTCATCACAATCACACAAAGTCGATCAACAGGACTGTTCAATTCCTGAACGGAAAGGCGTAGGTTCCCCGCTGGATCAGTTCGCGCAACGAAGCGAGTTGTTATGCAAACCCCCACATACGCACCCGCCTACCTGGCGGCCGGGCTACGTCTCCCCACGAACGGGCTCGACTACACGATCCTCGGGATCTACTTCGCCGTGGTCCTCGGCATCGGCTTCGCCGCCCGCCGCTCGGTGAAGACCAGTCTCGACTTCTTCCTCTCCGGGCGGTCCCTGCCCGCCTGGATCACCGGTCTGGCGTTCATCTCCGCCAACCTCGCCGCCACCGAGATCCTCGGCATGGCGGCGAACAGCGCCCAGTACGGCGCCTACACCGTGCACTGGTACTGGATCGGCGCCATCCCGGCCATGGTCTTCCTGGGCCTGGTGATGATGCCGTTCTACTACGGCTCCAAGGTGCGCTCCGTCCCCGAGTTCCTGCTGCTGCGCTTCGACAGGGCGGCACACCTGCTCAGTTCCATCCTGTTCGCCTTCGCGGCGATCCTGATCTCCGGGGTGAACCTCTACGCCCTCGCGATCGTCGTCGAGGCGCTGCTGGGCTGGCCGCAGTGGGTGGCGATCGTGGTCGCGGGCTGCTTCGTGCTCGCGTACATCACCCTCGGCGGCCTGTCGTCCGCGATCTACAACGAGGTGCTGCAGTTCTTCGTGATCCTCGCGGCCCTCATCCCGCTCGTGGTGCTGAGCCTGAAGAAGGCCGGCGGCTGGGACGGCCTGACCCACAAGCTCACCGCGACCCACGGGGCGAACTTCACCACCGCCTGGGGCGGCACCGGCATCGGTCACGCCAACCCGCTCGGCGCCAACTGGCTGACCATCGTCCTCGGCCTCGGCTTCGTGCTGTCCTTCGGCTACTGGACGACCAACTTCGCGGAGGTGCAGCGCGCCCTGTCCGCGAAGAACCTCTCCGCCGCCCAGCGCACCCCGCTGATCGCCGCGTACCCGAAGATCTTCATCGTCTTCCTGGTGATGATCCCCGGCCTGGTCGCCGCC encodes:
- a CDS encoding N-acetyltransferase, translating into MFRIEAEVDKERRDLLRSRLRDTNTAASPVLAALRGTPAAREVPLHVWALDEYGDLAGGLVGHTWATWLHVTYLWVDERHRGAGLGSRLLARAERTARDKRDCRAARLETWDFQAPHFYRRHGYEVAGVIPDYPPGITEYTLTKRLT
- the galT gene encoding galactose-1-phosphate uridylyltransferase, with the translated sequence MKKTSTRLADGRELIYYDLRDDTVRDAVDRRPLERTVTTSEIRRDVLLGDSVAIASHRQGRTYHPPADECPLCPSRGERLSEIPDSSYDVVVFENRFPSLAGDSGRCEVVCFTPDHDASFADLTEEQARLVLDAWTDRTSELSHLPSVEQVFCFENRGAEIGVTLGHPHGQIYAYPFTTPRTALMLRSLAAHKEATGGGNLFDAVLEQERAGERVVLESEHWLAFVPYAAHWPYELHLYPKRRVPDLLALDEAARTEFPQVYLELLRRFDRIFGEGEPPTPYIAAWHQAPFGTLEEFDGVVREDFALHLELFTIRRTSGKLKFLAGSESGMSVFINDVPPERAAQRLREVASS
- the galE gene encoding UDP-glucose 4-epimerase GalE, which encodes MSGKYLVTGGAGYVGSVVAQHLLEAGHEVVVLDNLSTGFREGVPSGAVFVEGDIRDAAKWVDSSYDAVLHFAAFSQVGESVVKPEKYWDNNVGGTMALLAAMREAGVRKLVFSSTAATYGEPEEVPIVESAPTSPTNPYGASKLAVDHMITGEAAAHGLGAVSLRYFNVAGAYGRHGERHDPESHLIPLVLQVAQGRRESISVFGDDYPTPDGTCVRDYIHVADLAEAHLLALTAATPGEHLICNLGNGNGFSVREVIETVRQVTGHPIPEVVAPRRGGDPAVLVASAGAARERLGWNPSRADLAGIVADAWEFAQNVAREQ
- the galK gene encoding galactokinase: MDIREGFEELYGTAPEGVWAAPGRVNLIGEYTDFNEGFVMPFALPHTAVAAVSRRADGVLRLHSADIEGPVVELHVDELRPLTNTSWAAYPAGVVWALRQAGHAITGADVHLSSTVPTGAGLSSSAALEVVIALALNDLYGLGLARPELARIAQRAENDFVGVPCGVMDQMASACASEGHALHLDCRDLSIRQVPFDLASLGMALLVVDTRVKHALGDGAYAERREGCEEGARQLGVSHLRDVAYEDLASSLERLPDERVRRYVRHIVSDDHRVEKIVALLDAGDVRAIGPVLTEGHISLRDDLRISCPELDLVVDTANASGALGARMTGGGFGGSAIVLAEETDVASITKAIEEAFASARFAAPRVFEAVPSPGAQRLS
- a CDS encoding sodium:solute symporter family protein, whose protein sequence is MQTPTYAPAYLAAGLRLPTNGLDYTILGIYFAVVLGIGFAARRSVKTSLDFFLSGRSLPAWITGLAFISANLAATEILGMAANSAQYGAYTVHWYWIGAIPAMVFLGLVMMPFYYGSKVRSVPEFLLLRFDRAAHLLSSILFAFAAILISGVNLYALAIVVEALLGWPQWVAIVVAGCFVLAYITLGGLSSAIYNEVLQFFVILAALIPLVVLSLKKAGGWDGLTHKLTATHGANFTTAWGGTGIGHANPLGANWLTIVLGLGFVLSFGYWTTNFAEVQRALSAKNLSAAQRTPLIAAYPKIFIVFLVMIPGLVAAALVPKIGTSASGLQYNDAIPYLMQELLPNGVLGIAVTGLLAAFMAGMAANVSSFNTVFTTDIWAKYVVTHREDAYYVRFGRLITAIGVLASIGTAFLASSFSNIMSYLQTLFSFFNVPMFVVFIVGMFWKRASMRSGFWGLLAGTTAAMVNYFVIYKHGIIHIPTDQGANFVSAIAGFVAGGVVMVAVSLFTRPKPAEELQGLVYGTRSPGMAEPPAPGDEAWYRRPALLGWGSVVIAALCYIPFSF